One segment of Thunnus thynnus chromosome 19, fThuThy2.1, whole genome shotgun sequence DNA contains the following:
- the LOC137170667 gene encoding tripartite motif-containing protein 16-like, producing MEQKGDQLDRETFSCSICLDLLKDPVTIPCGHSYCMSCIKDLWDEEDQRKIYSCPQCSETFTLRPVLVKNTILAALVKKLKKTGLQAAPADHCYAGPEDVACDVCTGRKLKAIKSCLACPASYCENHLQPHYDVVPLRKHKLVDPSEKLQENICSRHDEVMKMFCRTDQQSICYLCSVDEHKGHDTVSAAAERTERQRELEVSQQQIQQRIQDREKDVKLLQQTMKAVNRSADKAVEDSEKIFTELIRLLQKRSSDVKQQIRSQQETEVSRVKELQEKLEQEITELKRNDAELKQLSHTEDHNQFLHNYLSLSQLSASTDSSSINIRPLRYFEDVTAAVSELRDQLQDILKEKWTNISLTGTEVDVLMSEPEPKTRTEFLKYSCEITLDPNTAHTYLLLSEGNRKVERMSQQQSYSNHPDRFTGWHQVLSRESLTGRCYWEVERKGREFRVAVAYKNISRAGGSNECGFGRNDKSWALYCGANSSSFWFNNISTPVSGPGSSRVGVYLDHRAGILSFYSVSKTMSLLHRVQTTFTQPLYAGLFLNFSCGDTAELCKLK from the coding sequence atggagcagaaaggagatcagctggaccgagaaaccttctcttgttcgatctgtctggatctactgaaggatccggtgactattccctgtggacacagctactgcatgagctgcATTAAAGACCtctgggatgaagaggatcagaggaagatctacagctgccctcagtgcagtgAGACCTTCACACTGAGacctgtcctggtgaaaaacaccataTTAGCAGCTTTAGTGAagaagctgaagaagactggactccaagctgctcctgctgatcactgctatgctggacctgaagatgtggcctgtgatgtctgcactgggaggaagctgaaagccaTCAAGTCCTGTCTGGCTTGTCCggcctcttactgtgagaatCACCTCCAGCCTCATTATGATGTTGTTCCATTAAGGAAACACAAACTGGTCGACCCCTcggagaagctccaggagaacatctgctctcgtcatgatgaggtgatgaagatgttctgccgtactgatcagcagagtatctgttatctctgttctgtggatgaacataaaggccacgacacagtctcagctgcagcagaaaggactgagaggcagagagagctcgaggtgagtcaacaacaaatccagcagagaatccaggacagagagaaagatgtgaagctgcttcaacagacGATGAAGGCCGTCaatcgctctgctgataaagcagtggaggacagtgagaagatcttcacggAGCTGATCCGTCTcctccagaaaagaagctctgatgtgaagcagcagatcagatcccagcaggaaactgaagtgagtcgagtcaaagagcttcaggagaaactggagcaggagatcactgagctgaagaggaacgacgctgaactgaagcagctctcacacacagaggatcacaaccagtttctacacaactacctctcactgtcacaactcagtgcatctacagactcatccagcatcaatatccgtcctctgagatactttgaggatgtgacagcagctgtgtcagagctcagagatcaactacaggacatcctgaaggagaaatggacaaacatctcactgacagggactgaagtggacgttttaatgtcagaaccagaacccaagaccagaactgaattcttaaaatattcatgtgaaatcacactggatccaaacacagcacacacatatctgttattatctgaggggaacagaaaagtaGAACGAATGAGTcaacaacagtcttattctaatcacccagacagattcactggatggcatcaggtcctgagtagagagagtctgactggacgttgttactgggaggtggagaggaaagggagagaATTTCgtgtagcagtcgcatacaagaatatcagcagagcaggaggcTCGAATGAATGTGGATTTGGACGTAATGACAAATCTTGGGCTTTATATTGTGGCGCTAACAGTTCTTcattttggttcaacaacatctcaactcccgtctcaggtcctggttcctccagagtaggagtgtacctggatcacagagcaggtattctgtccttctacagcgtctctaAAACCATgtctctcctccacagagtccagaccacattcactcagcctctctatgctggactttttcttaatttttcttgtggagacacagctgagttgtgtaaactcaaatag